A part of Paenibacillus sp. 481 genomic DNA contains:
- a CDS encoding post-transcriptional regulator has protein sequence MPELWTEQEHVENIELLCESKAEEFRLIGYEQVTGPDVWECVRSKYKKDGEPAIHRLVNDILSLKANQFMNYVTIAAYRGSPF, from the coding sequence ATGCCAGAGCTATGGACCGAACAAGAGCATGTAGAAAATATTGAGCTGCTTTGTGAAAGCAAGGCGGAGGAGTTTCGGTTAATTGGCTACGAACAGGTAACAGGCCCAGATGTGTGGGAATGTGTGCGATCGAAATATAAAAAAGATGGAGAGCCAGCTATTCATCGCCTCGTGAACGATATTCTATCGTTAAAAGCGAACCAATTTATGAATTACGTTACGATTGCGGCTTATCGTGGGTCTCCCTTTTAG